Below is a genomic region from Microbacterium sp. KUDC0406.
CGGACGGCAGCGGCCTGACCTGGACGACGACCGCATCGGGCGCAGCCGCGGCGAAGTCGTCGACCAGCCAGTTGCGCGCCAGCCCGTCCTCGGCGGCGAGCGTGCCGCCCGCGACGTAGAAGCACACTTCATGGGGTCGTGCCCGGCGGACCGCATCCCATCCACTGGGAAGGAACCCTCTCGCAACGCGCTTGAGCTCCTTCGCACGGGTCCACTCGCTCGCCGAGGACACCTCCACGCTGCCCGTCTGCTGCGCGGACATCGCCCAGAACATCTGCATCCTGGCCCGTGCCCAGAACGGCACCGTCATGCCCGGAAGCACGTCGAGCAGGACGTCGGGAGCTCTGTCCTCGAGATCGAGGAACGTCCGCATCGTCGCCGAGGTCCTGGCGTCGATGTCGCCCGTGCCTGTGCTCACAGATCCTCCCGCTGCCCCATGAGCCACTCGACGATCCGGAAGTCGAACTCGCTGTCCACGTCTATGGACCGCTCGGCCGGCATCTCGTAGAGGATCGTGGAGGGGAAGAAGACCACTTGGTCGTCCAGCAGCGCCCCACGCCGCCAGACGTAGATCGACCCGTTCATGTCGAAGCACCGCGGGGCGTCCTGCCGTCGCAGCACCGCATCGTCGGGCTTCTTGCTGACCGCGACCGTTCCGTCGGGCTGCTCCTCGACGAGATTGAAATACGGGTTCCGACGCGCCTCCGCGCCGGTGATCAACGAGTCCGCGGTTCCGTCCTCGAACATCCGCACCGCCGTGCGGATGTCGTCGAGGGTGCGCAGTGGGCTGGTCGCATCGAGGTCGACGCACACGTCGAACGTGAGTCCGGTGCTCTCCTCGGTCGCGCGGACCGCGTGAGCGATCGCCGGCACCTTGCCTGCGGTGTCCGTGGCCATCTCGGGGGCCGGCTTACCACGCCGGTCGCCCCGAACGTCGGCGCGAGCCGCAGAATCTCCTCGGAATCGCTGGAGACGACGATCTCGTCGAAGAGCCCGGTCGCCGCCGCCTGCGCGACCGAGTGCCCGAACATCGGACGCCCGGCCACGACCCGCAGGTTCTTTCCGGGAACACCCTTGGACCCCGCGCGCACGGTGATCGTGCAGATCCTCATCGGCTTCTCCGTTCCCACGCCAGTCTGGCGCGTTCGAGGTCCTCCGGCCGCCCCACGTCGATCCACTCCTCGCGGATCTCATAGGCGGCAACCGGACGATCGGCATCCATCAGTCGCGACAGCAGCGTCGGCATGTCGCAGTATTCGTCCTGCTCGAGCATCTCGAGCGCGGCGGGATCGAGCACGTAGATCCCCGCGCTGACCAGCTCGCTGTGATACGGCTTCTCGGCGAGGCCGGTGACCCGCTCCCCAGCGCGGCGGATCACTCCATAGGGGATCTCGAAGCCGTACTCGCGAGCGCCGATGGTCGCGTCCGCCCCTGCGTCAAGGTGGAATCCGAGCATGCTGCGCAGGTCTACCTGGGTGAGCAGATCCGAGTTCATCACGACGAACGGTGAGCCGATCTCGCCACGCAGCTGCGCCATCGCCCCCGCCGGTACCGAGCGGCATCGGCTCGTGCAGGTAGCTGATCTCCATGCCGTGCGCGCCGCCGTCGCCCAGATGCTCCTCGATGAGGTGCCCCAGATGGTTGACCGAGACATGCACCCGGCGGAAGCCTTGACCGCGGAGCCGCCCGAGGATGATGTCGATCATCGGAGTGTCCCCGAGCGGGACGAGAGGCTTGGGGATGTCTTTGGTGATCGGATAGAGGCGCTGACCACGACCCCCGGCCATGAGGACGACCGGCGTGGGAAGCGGCGTCGCGATGTGCTCCCCCTCCCCCACGACGTCCACGATGCGCCCGTCGTCGACCACGGCGACGACTCGGATGCCGCGTCGTGCCTTCAGATCCTCTACGGCCTCCTGCGTCGCGGTCGGCGGAACTGTCGCGGGGCGGGTGTTCATCACCCTGTCGACGCGGTCCTCGAGAGAGGCGCCGCCCAGCAGCCCGCGCCGGATGTCGCCGTCACTGACCGCGCCGACGAGACGGCCTTCCGAGTTCTCGACGAAGACGACCTGGCGGCGACTGCGGTCGAGTTGCGCCAGCGCATCACGGATGGAGGTGCCCGGGTTCACGGACAGATCTTCGCTCGAGGTCATGCCCGCCCCTTCTTCCCGGATCCGATCTCTCTTGCCGGCACACCGACGACGACCGCCCCACTGGGCACATCGTCGATCACGACGGCTCCGGCTCCGACGACGCTACCGGACCCCACTGTCACCCCCTGGATGACGCGAGCACCGAGACCCACATGTGCACCCGCTCCGATCCGTGTTCCGCCTGCGATGATGGCTCCCGGCGAGACATGAGAGTGGGCGCCGATCAGGGCGTCATGCTCGACGACAGACCCGGAGTTGATCAGCACGTTCTCCTCGACGACCGCCCCCACGTTCACAATCGCGCCGGCCAGGACCTGGACGCCCTCGGCAAGGCGCGCGCCGGAGTCCACGAAAGCGCGCGGATGGACGACTCGCGCGGCGCGGAAGCCGAGCGCGACAGCGCGCTCGTACAGCACGCGTCTGACTGCGGTGGAGGACGTCGAGCCGAGGGCGTTGACGAACAGCACCTCCTCAGGGTCGAAGGTGCTGAGCACGTCGTCATCGCCGAGATACGGGCAGGCCTCGCCGAGGTCACCCGGCTGCGGAGCGAGATGACCGCGGACCGGACGCCCCTCGGCGCGCAGCGCCGCCAGGATGGAGCGCGCGTGGCCCCCACCACCGAGTAGGACCAACTCAGCCATCGATGAGCTCGCCTCGTCGATAGGAGCGGACAGCCGTGCTGCCGACGACCTCCCAGAAGTCGAAGGATGTGCGCCCGGTCGCGGGCCGGAAGCAGACGATGTCGTCCGCCGTGATCACGCCGTTCTCAGCGATGTCGCGCGCGGCGACCAGAC
It encodes:
- a CDS encoding acylneuraminate cytidylyltransferase family protein produces the protein MATDTAGKVPAIAHAVRATEESTGLTFDVCVDLDATSPLRTLDDIRTAVRMFEDGTADSLITGAEARRNPYFNLVEEQPDGTVAVSKKPDDAVLRRQDAPRCFDMNGSIYVWRRGALLDDQVVFFPSTILYEMPAERSIDVDSEFDFRIVEWLMGQREDL
- a CDS encoding sugar phosphate nucleotidyltransferase, whose product is MAQLRGEIGSPFVVMNSDLLTQVDLRSMLGFHLDAGADATIGAREYGFEIPYGVIRRAGERVTGLAEKPYHSELVSAGIYVLDPAALEMLEQDEYCDMPTLLSRLMDADRPVAAYEIREEWIDVGRPEDLERARLAWERRSR
- a CDS encoding sugar phosphate nucleotidyltransferase, whose translation is MTSSEDLSVNPGTSIRDALAQLDRSRRQVVFVENSEGRLVGAVSDGDIRRGLLGGASLEDRVDRVMNTRPATVPPTATQEAVEDLKARRGIRVVAVVDDGRIVDVVGEGEHIATPLPTPVVLMAGGRGQRLYPITKDIPKPLVPLGDTPMIDIILGRLRGQGFRRVHVSVNHLGHLIEEHLGDGGAHGMEISYLHEPMPLGTGGGDGAAAWRDRLTVRRDELGSAHPGRPAQHARIPP
- a CDS encoding acetyltransferase gives rise to the protein MAELVLLGGGGHARSILAALRAEGRPVRGHLAPQPGDLGEACPYLGDDDVLSTFDPEEVLFVNALGSTSSTAVRRVLYERAVALGFRAARVVHPRAFVDSGARLAEGVQVLAGAIVNVGAVVEENVLINSGSVVEHDALIGAHSHVSPGAIIAGGTRIGAGAHVGLGARVIQGVTVGSGSVVGAGAVVIDDVPSGAVVVGVPAREIGSGKKGRA